The Oreochromis niloticus isolate F11D_XX linkage group LG15, O_niloticus_UMD_NMBU, whole genome shotgun sequence genome includes a region encoding these proteins:
- the LOC102076028 gene encoding general transcription factor II-I repeat domain-containing protein 2B: MNAFDWRFSDFRTLYSGFAIFTSPFTTDVSKAPHHLQLELIELQSDSGLKAKFQDAAIEDFYCLLPPGVMPQLRLHAARVLSMLGSTYLCEQMFSTMNLNKIKHRSHITDDNLQAVSRIATVLELKPDIDTLTKGKRCQTSGHKTHRTRSMDEVGGERIHLMCSRTGRMSF, encoded by the exons ATGAATGCGTTTGATTGGCGCTTCTCAGACTTCAGAACACTATACTCGGGCTTCGCCATCTTTACCAGTCCTTTCACCACTGATGTCAGCAAAGCCCCCCATCACCTTCAGCTGGAGTTAATCGAGCTTCAAAGCGACAGCGGCCTGAAAGCAAAGTTCCAAGATGCTGCAATCGAGGACTTTTACTGTCTACTGCCCCCTGGTGTAATGCCACAGCTTCGACTTCATGCTGCCCGTGTTCTGTCCATGTTGGGGAGCACCTATTTGTGCGAACAGATGTTTTCAACAATGAATCTGAACAAAATCAAGCACAGATCACACATCACTGATGACAACCTCCAAGCTGTTTCGCGGATTGCAACAGTACTAGAACTAAAACCAGACATTGACACGCTGACCAAAGGAAAACGGTGTCAGACATCAGGCCATAAAACACATAg aaCAAGATCAATGGATGAGGTTGGTGGAGAGCGGATCCACTTGATGTGTTCAAGGACAGGCAGGATGTCATTTTGA